In Nocardia asteroides, the following proteins share a genomic window:
- a CDS encoding TetR/AcrR family transcriptional regulator yields the protein MSTPSAPQARTGRPARISRADIVAAAHAVLETEDVAKLTMRRLAGELGCTPMALYHHVRDKDDLLRLLLDDYADKIEWPEPPADPRQRILVAATAMHEALAAHSWIVEVLANGDLFGRSALWVPETIIDAAVAAGLSLDGAVAAYRAIWHYTAGELIVTGRSVRRAAEGPTYRAEVFANLDPDTMPRLAEIGSRWTGFDAVSSYAAGLEALVDGLLAQAD from the coding sequence ATGTCGACTCCGTCAGCGCCGCAGGCGCGCACCGGCAGACCGGCCCGGATCTCCCGGGCCGACATCGTCGCGGCCGCGCACGCGGTGCTCGAGACCGAGGACGTGGCCAAGCTGACCATGCGCAGGCTGGCCGGCGAACTCGGCTGCACGCCGATGGCCCTCTACCACCACGTCCGCGACAAGGACGACCTGCTGCGCCTGCTGCTGGACGACTACGCCGACAAGATCGAGTGGCCCGAACCGCCCGCCGATCCCCGGCAGCGCATCCTGGTGGCCGCGACCGCCATGCACGAAGCGCTCGCCGCGCACTCCTGGATCGTCGAGGTCCTGGCGAACGGCGACCTGTTCGGCCGCTCGGCCCTGTGGGTGCCCGAGACGATCATCGACGCGGCCGTCGCGGCGGGCCTGAGCCTGGACGGGGCGGTGGCCGCCTATCGCGCCATCTGGCACTACACGGCGGGCGAGCTGATCGTCACGGGACGTTCGGTCCGCCGGGCGGCCGAGGGCCCCACCTACCGCGCCGAGGTCTTCGCGAACCTGGACCCCGACACCATGCCCAGGCTCGCCGAGATCGGTTCCCGCTGGACCGGATTCGACGCCGTCAGCAGCTACGCCGCCGGTCTGGAAGCCCTGGTCGACGGCTTGCTGGCGCAGGCGGACTAG